From a region of the Bacillus oleivorans genome:
- a CDS encoding o-succinylbenzoate--CoA ligase, whose amino-acid sequence MSSPVMPIWVTQRAKLTPERIGLIYKGKSYTFQEIWMESKKWANLLYQKGVRNGDHVGVWMNNDAKTVFIIHALQLLGARAILFNRKLQKDELFWQLDNSRATCLIHDGDIGEIKGFSILEIQAEEHERTLSTAPDDSLLLDECSMDDVCSVMYTSGTTGKPKGVLQTYGNHWWSAMGSALNLGLSHDDIWLAAVPLFHISGYSILMRSVIYGVPVILYERFDEAAINNELISGNVTIISVVTAMLSRLLENLAGRTYSPKLRCVLLGGGPAPYPILKACKNKNIPVFQTYGMTETSSQIVTLAPEYALTKLGSAGKPLFPCRVKIDRSDENGTGEILVKGPNVTVGYFERPDANEQAFQNGWLKTGDIGYLDDEGFLFVLDRRSDLIISGGENIYPAEIESVLLSHPSIREAGVVGKEDPTWGQVPVAFVVLSKQEDDLAIINWLKEKIASYKVPKQVIVVDYLPRNASNKLLRKELRNWL is encoded by the coding sequence TGGATGGAATCTAAAAAGTGGGCAAATCTGCTGTATCAGAAGGGTGTCCGTAACGGGGATCATGTTGGGGTCTGGATGAACAATGATGCAAAGACTGTATTTATTATTCATGCTTTACAACTTTTAGGGGCCCGGGCGATTTTGTTCAATCGGAAACTCCAGAAGGATGAGCTGTTTTGGCAGCTGGATAATTCCAGGGCTACTTGTTTGATTCATGATGGGGATATTGGTGAAATCAAAGGATTTTCTATTTTGGAGATTCAAGCAGAGGAGCACGAGCGTACGTTAAGTACTGCTCCAGACGATTCCTTGTTACTTGATGAGTGCTCAATGGATGATGTCTGCTCGGTCATGTATACTTCAGGAACAACAGGAAAACCCAAAGGGGTCCTGCAAACGTATGGAAATCACTGGTGGAGTGCAATGGGGTCTGCACTTAATCTCGGACTAAGCCACGACGATATCTGGCTTGCAGCAGTTCCGTTATTTCATATTAGCGGCTATTCCATCTTAATGAGAAGTGTTATTTATGGCGTGCCTGTTATTCTATATGAACGTTTTGATGAAGCAGCTATAAATAATGAGCTTATAAGTGGAAATGTAACGATTATCTCAGTTGTAACTGCTATGCTAAGCAGATTACTGGAAAATTTAGCGGGGCGAACCTATTCACCTAAGCTGCGCTGTGTCCTGCTTGGAGGAGGACCGGCTCCTTATCCGATTTTAAAGGCATGCAAGAACAAAAACATTCCTGTCTTTCAAACCTATGGAATGACGGAAACGTCTTCGCAAATCGTGACTTTGGCACCTGAATATGCTTTAACGAAACTGGGGTCCGCAGGGAAGCCGTTATTCCCATGTCGGGTGAAAATTGACAGGTCCGATGAAAATGGAACAGGAGAAATCTTAGTAAAAGGCCCCAATGTTACGGTTGGTTATTTCGAACGTCCTGATGCAAATGAACAGGCCTTTCAAAATGGCTGGCTTAAAACAGGTGATATTGGCTACCTTGATGATGAAGGTTTTTTATTTGTGCTAGATCGCCGGTCTGACTTAATTATTTCCGGAGGAGAAAATATATATCCAGCAGAGATTGAATCTGTATTATTATCACATCCCAGTATTCGTGAAGCGGGTGTTGTCGGAAAAGAAGATCCAACCTGGGGACAGGTTCCAGTTGCATTCGTGGTTTTATCAAAACAAGAAGACGATTTAGCAATAATCAATTGGTTAAAAGAAAAAATTGCGTCTTATAAAGTGCCTAAGCAAGTTATTGTTGTTGATTATTTGCCTCGAAATGCATCGAATAAGCTGCTGCGGAAAGAGTTACGGAATTGGCTCTAA
- a CDS encoding DUF1540 domain-containing protein gives MAKDVKCEVNNCIFWEHGNLCGADEIYVVAQRGDRAHNSKETDCKTFKPADL, from the coding sequence GTGGCCAAAGACGTAAAATGTGAAGTCAACAACTGCATTTTCTGGGAACATGGCAATCTTTGCGGCGCTGATGAAATTTATGTAGTGGCCCAAAGAGGAGACCGTGCTCACAATAGCAAAGAAACGGATTGCAAAACTTTTAAACCTGCTGATTTATAA
- a CDS encoding hydrolase, translating to MTNERKTYYIDLGNGEISRSRTASTWNYHIEASNEEITQLREYFDQMHSTGWQNFLRAHVPYVQYHYDRENDANDRLLKDVYRLIHDLGDEDARKHIESIGILEEDSYAEPNTQSIQNDINN from the coding sequence ATGACAAATGAGAGGAAGACCTATTATATTGATCTAGGTAACGGTGAGATTTCCCGAAGCAGAACAGCATCTACTTGGAATTATCATATTGAAGCCTCCAATGAAGAAATTACTCAGCTGCGCGAGTATTTTGACCAAATGCATTCGACAGGGTGGCAAAACTTTCTCCGTGCCCATGTTCCATACGTTCAATATCATTATGATCGCGAAAATGATGCGAATGATCGTCTATTAAAAGATGTGTACCGATTGATTCACGATTTGGGAGATGAAGATGCAAGAAAACATATTGAGTCTATTGGGATATTGGAAGAGGATTCCTATGCCGAGCCAAACACTCAAAGCATTCAAAATGACATAAATAATTAA
- a CDS encoding phage holin family protein → MEFIRTFTIPFISCVGSVVSVMFGGWNHIFLLLIIVVILDYVLGVLIAYMNGSLSSKVGWKGIAKKVIIFSLIAVAHIVDVVLDTQHLVRNATILFYLCNECISIIEHAAKAGVPIPKALLNALESISQNDHKNLDQGKDTDTQDKDPNKTPE, encoded by the coding sequence ATGGAATTCATTCGAACGTTTACTATCCCTTTCATTTCGTGTGTCGGTTCAGTAGTCTCAGTTATGTTTGGAGGCTGGAATCATATTTTTTTGTTATTGATCATTGTTGTCATACTTGATTACGTACTAGGTGTTTTAATTGCGTATATGAACGGATCTTTATCTAGCAAGGTAGGCTGGAAGGGAATTGCCAAAAAGGTGATTATATTTTCCCTGATAGCGGTTGCCCATATTGTCGATGTAGTTTTGGATACTCAACACCTGGTGCGGAATGCAACGATTTTGTTTTATCTATGTAACGAATGTATTTCCATTATAGAACATGCCGCGAAAGCTGGAGTACCCATTCCTAAAGCTTTATTGAATGCTTTAGAGAGCATCAGTCAGAATGATCATAAAAACCTAGATCAGGGTAAGGACACTGATACACAGGATAAGGATCCTAATAAAACTCCTGAATAA
- the ytzI gene encoding YtzI protein, whose protein sequence is MYTILIICVIIVIVVLLLAVLTTSKAYQYKHTVDPLENNPYLQNQDINENEDKKSE, encoded by the coding sequence TTGTATACCATACTTATTATTTGTGTCATTATTGTCATTGTTGTTCTGCTGCTTGCGGTCTTAACGACTTCCAAAGCATACCAATACAAACACACAGTGGATCCGCTTGAAAATAATCCTTATTTGCAAAATCAGGATATTAACGAAAATGAAGATAAGAAAAGTGAATAG
- a CDS encoding Dps family protein has product MSEHLIQTVNRQIANWTVLYVKLHNYHWFVKGPQFFTLHELYEQLYNEAHTYIDDLAERLLALDGKPVATMGEALEIATIKEATGTETAEEMVQSTQDDFEILIDEFKDGMIIAEEAGDETTADMLLSIHQSLEKHVWMLKSFLGK; this is encoded by the coding sequence ATGTCCGAACATTTAATCCAAACTGTCAACAGACAAATTGCAAACTGGACCGTATTGTATGTCAAGCTTCATAATTACCACTGGTTTGTAAAGGGACCTCAATTCTTCACACTGCACGAATTGTATGAACAACTTTATAATGAAGCTCATACATATATTGATGATTTAGCAGAACGGTTGCTTGCCCTCGATGGCAAACCTGTGGCGACGATGGGAGAAGCGCTGGAAATAGCAACTATTAAGGAAGCGACAGGTACCGAGACAGCAGAAGAAATGGTTCAATCTACTCAAGATGATTTCGAGATTTTAATTGATGAATTTAAAGACGGTATGATTATAGCTGAAGAAGCTGGGGATGAAACAACGGCGGACATGCTTCTGTCTATTCACCAAAGCTTAGAAAAACATGTTTGGATGCTGAAGTCGTTTTTAGGTAAATAA
- a CDS encoding S-ribosylhomocysteine lyase → MPSVESFELDHNAVKAPYVRHCGVHKVGSDGVVNKFDIRFCQPNKQAMKPDAIHTLEHLLAFNIRKHVEKYDHFDIIDISPMGCQTGFYLVVSGAPTVEEIIDLLEETMKDVATIEDIPAANEKQCGQAKLHDLEGAKRLIHFWLSKSKDELKQVFA, encoded by the coding sequence ATGCCATCTGTAGAAAGCTTTGAGCTAGATCATAATGCTGTTAAAGCTCCATACGTCCGCCACTGTGGTGTTCACAAAGTCGGCAGTGATGGAGTTGTCAATAAATTTGATATTCGTTTCTGCCAGCCAAATAAACAAGCAATGAAGCCAGATGCCATTCACACGTTAGAGCATCTGTTAGCGTTTAATATTAGAAAGCATGTTGAGAAATATGACCATTTCGACATTATTGACATTTCTCCAATGGGATGCCAAACTGGGTTTTATTTAGTTGTCAGCGGTGCTCCTACCGTTGAGGAAATTATCGATTTGTTAGAAGAAACGATGAAAGATGTGGCAACGATTGAGGATATTCCTGCTGCCAATGAAAAACAATGTGGCCAAGCAAAACTTCATGACTTAGAAGGCGCTAAAAGACTTATTCATTTCTGGCTGTCTAAATCAAAGGACGAATTAAAACAAGTTTTTGCATAA
- the yidD gene encoding membrane protein insertion efficiency factor YidD, with protein MKGDYLKYIALGIIRFYQKFISPLKPPSCRFYPTCSHYGIEAINRFGFIKGGYLTIVRILKCQPFHPGGIDPVPKKWNGFRKKS; from the coding sequence ATGAAAGGTGATTATTTGAAATATATTGCTTTAGGAATTATTCGTTTTTATCAAAAATTTATTTCTCCTTTAAAACCCCCATCCTGTCGGTTTTATCCAACTTGTTCTCATTATGGCATAGAGGCTATCAACCGATTCGGCTTTATTAAAGGGGGATATTTAACCATTGTCCGGATTTTGAAATGCCAGCCCTTTCATCCCGGCGGAATTGACCCTGTTCCGAAAAAATGGAACGGCTTCCGCAAAAAAAGCTGA